The proteins below come from a single Azospirillum sp. B510 genomic window:
- the pyk gene encoding pyruvate kinase, giving the protein MSIAKPIRRYRQTKIVATLGPSSSSPEMIRRLFETGVDVFRLNFSHGSHQDHGERVRAIRALEEETGRPVAIMADLQGPKLRLGRFAEGPVTLTPGQSFRLDLLAEPGDARRVGMPHPEIFAALVPDAELLLDDGKVRLRVTACGADFAETVVVSGTKLSDRKGVNVPGVVLPLSPLTAKDRTDLDFALGQEVDWVALSFVQRPEDVAEARKLIDGRAALMSKLEKPQAIQHLDRIVEMSDGVMVARGDLGVEMPPEDVPSIQKRIIRSARLAGKPVIVATQMLESMISAPAPTRAEASDVATAVFDGADAVMLSAETASGDYPVEAVSIMDRIARRVEGDPLYRTMMDAQHADPEQTDSDAITAAARQVAHTVKAAAIATYTTSGSTTLRAARERPEVPILCLTERPTIARRLVLAYGVHAVLTEDVQNFSDMVHKAARLAYVHGLAEEGQRLVITAGVPFGMPGSTNILRISWVERPTRPDLSGEVQARQPMVLTEA; this is encoded by the coding sequence ATGAGCATCGCCAAGCCGATCCGCCGTTACCGGCAGACGAAGATCGTCGCCACGCTGGGTCCGTCCTCCTCCTCGCCCGAGATGATCCGCCGCCTGTTCGAGACCGGCGTCGATGTCTTCCGCCTGAATTTCAGCCATGGCAGCCACCAGGACCATGGCGAGCGCGTCCGCGCCATCCGCGCGCTGGAGGAGGAGACCGGCCGCCCCGTCGCCATCATGGCCGACCTGCAGGGGCCGAAGCTGCGGCTGGGCCGCTTCGCCGAGGGGCCGGTGACGCTGACCCCGGGCCAGTCCTTCCGCCTCGACCTGCTGGCGGAGCCGGGTGACGCCCGCCGCGTCGGCATGCCCCATCCGGAGATCTTCGCCGCCCTGGTGCCCGATGCCGAACTGCTGCTGGACGACGGCAAGGTGCGGCTGCGGGTGACCGCCTGCGGCGCCGATTTCGCCGAGACGGTGGTGGTTTCGGGGACGAAACTGTCCGACCGCAAGGGCGTCAACGTCCCCGGCGTGGTGCTGCCGCTGTCGCCGCTGACCGCCAAGGACCGCACCGACCTGGATTTCGCCCTCGGCCAGGAGGTGGACTGGGTGGCGCTCAGCTTCGTCCAGCGGCCGGAGGATGTGGCGGAGGCGCGCAAGCTGATCGACGGCCGCGCCGCCCTGATGTCGAAGCTGGAGAAACCGCAGGCGATCCAGCATCTGGACCGCATCGTCGAGATGTCGGACGGCGTCATGGTCGCGCGCGGCGATCTGGGCGTCGAGATGCCGCCGGAGGATGTGCCGTCGATCCAGAAGCGGATCATCCGGTCCGCCCGTCTGGCCGGCAAGCCGGTGATCGTCGCCACCCAGATGCTGGAATCGATGATCTCCGCCCCCGCCCCGACACGGGCCGAGGCGTCGGATGTCGCCACCGCCGTGTTCGACGGCGCCGATGCCGTGATGCTGTCGGCGGAGACCGCCTCGGGCGACTATCCGGTTGAGGCGGTGTCGATCATGGACCGCATCGCGCGGCGGGTGGAGGGCGATCCGCTCTATCGCACCATGATGGACGCCCAGCATGCCGACCCGGAACAGACGGACTCGGACGCCATCACCGCCGCCGCCCGTCAGGTCGCCCACACGGTCAAGGCGGCGGCCATCGCCACCTATACCACCAGCGGCTCCACCACGCTGCGGGCGGCGCGCGAGCGGCCTGAAGTGCCGATCCTCTGCCTGACCGAACGGCCCACCATCGCCCGCCGCCTGGTGCTGGCCTATGGCGTCCATGCCGTGCTGACGGAGGATGTGCAGAACTTCTCCGACATGGTGCACAAGGCGGCGCGGCTGGCCTATGTCCATGGGCTGGCGGAGGAGGGGCAGCGGCTGGTCATCACCGCCGGCGTGCCGTTCGGCATGCCGGGATCGACCAACATCCTGCGCATCTCCTGGGTCGAACGGCCGACCCGCCCGGATCTCTCCGGCGAAGTCCAGGCCCGGCAGCCGATGGTCCTGACCGAGGCGTAA
- a CDS encoding Lrp/AsnC family transcriptional regulator yields the protein MPDIELDRIDRKIIKLLQGNSQITNLELADAVAVSPPTCLRRVRRLREAGVITRDVAIVDPGKLGGHIQLIVSVELKGDDRVLMDAFEKTIHAQDCVMQCYLVTGSTDYVLVLCVRSMTEFEEFARTALYASPLVRRFITHTVISRVKYETRIPIDD from the coding sequence ATGCCGGACATCGAACTCGACCGTATCGACCGCAAGATCATCAAGCTGCTTCAGGGGAACAGCCAGATCACCAACCTGGAGCTTGCCGACGCGGTCGCGGTGTCGCCGCCCACCTGCCTGCGCCGGGTCCGGCGGTTGCGCGAGGCCGGGGTGATCACCAGGGATGTCGCGATCGTCGATCCCGGCAAGCTCGGCGGCCATATCCAGCTGATCGTCAGCGTCGAGCTGAAGGGTGATGACCGGGTGTTGATGGATGCCTTCGAGAAGACCATCCACGCCCAGGACTGCGTGATGCAGTGCTATCTGGTCACCGGATCGACCGACTATGTTCTGGTGCTCTGCGTCAGGAGCATGACCGAATTCGAGGAATTCGCGCGGACGGCGCTCTACGCCAGCCCGCTGGTCCGGCGCTTCATCACCCACACGGTGATCAGCCGGGTCAAATACGAGACCAGAATCCCCATCGACGACTGA
- the hpxZ gene encoding oxalurate catabolism protein HpxZ, protein MDDMEVNRPEVVAAVTAAFERYEAALMTNDVATLNALFWRDPRTVRFGADGPAYGFDAIAAFRSGRDVSGLARVLESVVITSFGDRFATALCAYRRTATGRVGWQSQSWVRMAEGWRIVAAHVSLEPAP, encoded by the coding sequence ATGGACGATATGGAGGTCAACCGGCCCGAGGTGGTCGCCGCGGTGACGGCGGCGTTCGAGCGTTACGAGGCGGCGCTGATGACCAACGACGTCGCCACCCTGAACGCGCTGTTCTGGCGGGATCCGCGCACGGTACGCTTCGGCGCCGACGGTCCGGCCTACGGCTTCGACGCCATCGCCGCCTTCCGCAGCGGGCGCGACGTATCGGGCCTCGCCCGCGTGCTGGAGAGCGTGGTGATCACCAGCTTCGGCGACCGCTTCGCCACCGCGCTGTGCGCCTATCGCCGCACCGCCACCGGCCGCGTCGGCTGGCAGAGCCAGAGCTGGGTGCGGATGGCCGAGGGCTGGCGGATCGTCGCCGCCCATGTCAGCCTGGAACCGGCGCCTTGA
- a CDS encoding AtzG-like protein, whose translation MTDPEFDPLRHMETMAPACGLVIADAHKPGVAAFLTLARGMAAALMAAPLADDALDPAPVFRPGPAASGDA comes from the coding sequence ATGACCGATCCCGAGTTCGACCCGCTTCGCCATATGGAGACGATGGCTCCCGCCTGCGGGCTGGTTATCGCCGACGCCCACAAGCCGGGGGTGGCGGCTTTCCTGACGCTGGCCCGCGGCATGGCCGCGGCGCTGATGGCCGCCCCGCTGGCCGACGACGCGCTCGACCCCGCCCCGGTGTTCCGGCCCGGCCCCGCGGCGTCGGGTGACGCATGA
- a CDS encoding GntR family transcriptional regulator, with protein MSLQAEPGLRLEQDDAAEPLDRQSRGTLAETLRRHLADDILDGRLLPGIRLDEHELAARFGVSRTPVREAFKLLAATGLVQVRPNKGVVVTSITPERLAEMFEVMGEIEAACARFAALRMTEEERGRLAALHAEAGALARAGDREGYDGMNTRFHSAIYAGAHNDYMQETAQAIRQRLRPFRRAQFRVTGRLSLSWLEHDAVVRAILHRDGEAAYHALRLHVTTVGDASAGYVGRSAG; from the coding sequence ATGAGCTTGCAGGCTGAACCCGGTTTACGCCTGGAACAGGACGATGCCGCCGAGCCGCTGGACCGCCAGTCGCGCGGCACGCTGGCGGAAACCCTGCGGCGGCACTTGGCCGACGACATCCTGGATGGCCGCCTGCTGCCCGGCATCCGCCTGGACGAGCATGAACTGGCCGCCCGCTTCGGCGTCTCCCGCACCCCGGTGCGCGAGGCGTTCAAGCTGCTGGCCGCGACCGGGCTGGTCCAGGTGCGCCCCAACAAGGGCGTCGTCGTCACCTCCATCACCCCGGAACGGCTGGCCGAGATGTTCGAGGTGATGGGCGAGATCGAGGCGGCCTGCGCCCGGTTCGCGGCACTGCGGATGACGGAGGAGGAGCGCGGGCGGTTGGCCGCCCTGCATGCCGAGGCCGGGGCACTGGCCCGCGCCGGCGACCGCGAGGGCTATGACGGCATGAACACCCGGTTCCATTCCGCCATCTATGCCGGGGCGCACAATGATTACATGCAGGAGACCGCCCAGGCGATCCGCCAGCGCCTGCGCCCGTTCCGCCGTGCCCAATTCCGCGTCACCGGCCGGCTGTCGCTGTCCTGGCTGGAGCATGATGCGGTGGTGCGCGCCATCCTGCATCGCGACGGCGAGGCGGCCTATCACGCCTTGCGCCTGCACGTCACCACGGTCGGCGACGCCTCGGCCGGATATGTCGGACGATCGGCCGGCTGA
- the atzF gene encoding allophanate hydrolase, which produces MSTLAPSAADGRGPLRLDLASLGAAYRDGTLTPGVVVRAVLDRIAAAGEDHVWIYRVPDADLLARAAALEALTPAERAALPLYGVPFAVKDNIDVAGLPTTAACPEYTYTATDTATAVQRLLDAGAILVGKANLDQFATGLVGVRSPYGVARNPIDPLCVPGGSSSGSAVAVASGLVGFALGTDTAGSGRVPAAFTNIVGLKPTKGLVSTAGVVPACRSLDCVSVFALTVEDAMDVLAVMAAPDPLDAYSRAAPPVPAALRAPFRFGVPQADQLRFFGNVEAERLYREALDRLTGLGGVAVPVDFAPFAETAALLYSGPWVAERTAAVGEFLADYTDAGLAVTRGIIEGGHKHDAVDCFRAMYRLEALRRDTAAVWDAIDLLAVPTTGTIYTVAEVMADPVALNTNLGTYTNFTNLLDLCGIAIPSGFQADGRPAGLTLLAPAFREAAVATVAAAAHRAAGVAMGATGLPLPPARPPSHGGAGLLPLLVVGAHLSGQPLNRQLTDLGGRLAGTVTTAPHYRLHALPGEPARPGMLRVAAGGRAIAGELWELTPEAFGRFVAGLPRPLCIGSVELADGRKVSGFLCEAADIADAPEISEYGGWLAYLAR; this is translated from the coding sequence ATGTCCACGCTCGCCCCCAGCGCCGCCGACGGTCGCGGCCCCCTCCGTCTCGATCTCGCCTCGCTGGGCGCGGCATACCGTGACGGGACGCTGACACCGGGCGTCGTCGTCCGCGCCGTGCTGGACCGCATCGCGGCGGCGGGCGAGGATCATGTGTGGATTTACCGGGTGCCGGACGCCGACCTGCTGGCGCGGGCGGCGGCGCTGGAGGCGCTGACACCGGCGGAGCGGGCGGCGCTGCCGCTCTATGGCGTTCCCTTCGCGGTGAAGGACAACATCGATGTCGCCGGCCTGCCGACCACCGCCGCCTGTCCGGAATACACCTACACCGCGACCGACACGGCGACGGCCGTGCAACGCCTGCTCGACGCCGGGGCGATTCTGGTCGGCAAGGCCAACCTCGACCAGTTCGCCACCGGGCTGGTCGGCGTCCGCTCGCCCTACGGCGTCGCGCGCAACCCGATCGACCCGCTGTGCGTTCCCGGCGGCTCCAGCTCCGGATCGGCGGTGGCGGTGGCGTCGGGGCTGGTCGGCTTCGCGCTGGGCACCGACACCGCAGGGTCGGGCCGGGTCCCGGCCGCCTTCACCAACATCGTCGGGCTGAAGCCGACCAAGGGGCTGGTCAGCACCGCCGGGGTGGTCCCGGCCTGCCGTTCGCTGGATTGCGTATCGGTCTTCGCCCTGACGGTGGAGGACGCGATGGACGTGCTGGCGGTGATGGCGGCACCCGATCCGCTCGACGCCTACAGCCGGGCGGCGCCACCGGTCCCGGCCGCCCTGCGCGCGCCCTTCCGCTTCGGCGTTCCGCAGGCCGACCAGCTCCGCTTCTTCGGCAACGTGGAGGCCGAGCGGCTTTACCGCGAGGCGCTTGACCGGTTGACGGGGCTGGGCGGCGTGGCTGTGCCGGTCGACTTCGCCCCCTTCGCCGAGACGGCGGCCCTGCTCTACAGCGGCCCCTGGGTGGCGGAGCGTACGGCGGCGGTGGGCGAGTTTCTGGCGGATTACACCGATGCCGGGCTCGCGGTGACCCGCGGCATCATCGAAGGCGGCCACAAGCACGACGCGGTGGACTGCTTCCGGGCCATGTACCGGCTGGAGGCTCTGCGCCGCGACACCGCGGCGGTGTGGGACGCCATCGACCTGCTGGCGGTGCCGACCACCGGAACGATCTACACGGTGGCGGAGGTGATGGCCGATCCCGTCGCGCTCAACACCAACCTCGGCACCTACACCAACTTCACCAATCTGCTGGACCTGTGCGGCATCGCCATTCCCAGCGGCTTCCAGGCGGATGGCCGGCCGGCCGGGCTGACGCTGCTCGCCCCCGCCTTCCGCGAAGCCGCCGTCGCCACGGTGGCGGCCGCCGCGCACCGGGCGGCGGGGGTGGCGATGGGGGCGACCGGGCTGCCGCTGCCGCCGGCCCGGCCGCCGTCCCATGGTGGGGCGGGGCTGCTTCCGTTGCTGGTGGTGGGAGCGCATCTGAGCGGCCAGCCGCTGAACCGGCAACTGACAGACCTCGGCGGACGGCTGGCCGGGACGGTGACGACGGCGCCGCACTACCGCCTCCACGCCCTGCCGGGGGAGCCGGCGCGGCCCGGCATGCTGCGGGTGGCGGCCGGCGGCCGGGCCATTGCCGGCGAGCTGTGGGAGTTGACGCCGGAAGCTTTCGGCCGCTTTGTCGCCGGGCTGCCGCGGCCGCTGTGCATCGGCTCGGTCGAACTGGCCGACGGCCGCAAGGTCAGCGGCTTCCTGTGCGAGGCGGCCGACATCGCCGATGCCCCGGAGATTTCCGAATATGGCGGCTGGCTGGCCTATCTGGCCCGGTGA
- a CDS encoding BMP family ABC transporter substrate-binding protein yields the protein MGNALRFSRRSVLKTMTAAGGLGALGAGLPWTPAMAKTLVIGFLYVGPRDDYGYNQAHAEGAAAVKAMPGVKVLEEEKVAETIDVENSMESMINLDGASLLFPTSFGYFDPYVLKEAKKHPDLTFLHCGGLWTPGKHPTNVGSYFGYIDEAEYLSGIVAAYASKSKKLGFVAAKPIPQVLRNINSFTLGARSVDPAITTAVVFTGDWSMPVKEAEAANSLIDQGADVLTCHVDSPKVIVETAEKRGVFCTGYHASQATLAPKGYLTGAEWNWAKVYTDFVKMAQGGIAPPNLVRGGLKEGIIKTSPYGAAVSDAARKHADEVKAKFMDGSFVIYKGPIKDNKGNSVIAEGKSHGQTDIALESMNWLVEGVTGSIS from the coding sequence ATGGGCAACGCATTGCGCTTTTCCCGCCGCTCCGTCCTGAAGACGATGACGGCGGCCGGTGGGCTGGGGGCGCTCGGCGCCGGTCTGCCCTGGACGCCGGCGATGGCGAAGACCCTGGTGATCGGGTTCCTCTATGTCGGCCCGCGCGACGATTACGGCTACAATCAGGCCCATGCCGAAGGGGCCGCCGCCGTCAAGGCGATGCCCGGCGTCAAGGTGCTGGAGGAGGAGAAGGTCGCCGAAACCATCGACGTCGAGAACAGCATGGAGAGCATGATCAACCTCGACGGCGCCTCGCTGCTGTTCCCGACCTCCTTCGGCTATTTCGACCCCTATGTTCTGAAGGAGGCGAAGAAGCATCCCGACCTGACCTTCCTGCATTGCGGCGGGCTGTGGACGCCGGGCAAGCACCCGACCAACGTCGGCAGCTATTTCGGCTACATCGACGAGGCCGAATATCTGTCGGGCATCGTCGCCGCCTATGCCAGCAAGTCGAAGAAGCTGGGCTTCGTCGCCGCCAAGCCGATCCCGCAGGTGCTGCGCAACATCAACTCCTTCACGCTGGGCGCCCGCTCCGTCGACCCTGCCATCACCACGGCGGTGGTGTTCACCGGCGACTGGTCGATGCCGGTCAAGGAGGCGGAGGCGGCCAACAGCCTGATCGACCAGGGCGCCGACGTTCTGACCTGCCATGTCGACAGCCCCAAGGTGATCGTCGAGACCGCCGAGAAGCGCGGCGTCTTCTGCACCGGCTACCATGCCAGCCAGGCGACGCTGGCGCCCAAGGGCTATCTGACCGGCGCCGAATGGAACTGGGCCAAGGTCTATACCGACTTCGTGAAGATGGCGCAGGGCGGGATCGCGCCGCCCAACCTCGTGCGCGGCGGGCTGAAGGAGGGCATCATCAAGACCTCCCCCTATGGTGCGGCGGTGTCCGACGCCGCGCGCAAGCACGCCGACGAGGTGAAGGCCAAATTCATGGATGGCAGCTTCGTCATCTACAAGGGACCGATCAAGGACAACAAGGGCAACAGCGTGATCGCCGAGGGAAAGAGCCACGGCCAGACCGACATCGCGCTGGAATCGATGAACTGGCTGGTCGAGGGCGTGACCGGCTCGATCTCCTGA
- a CDS encoding AtzE family amidohydrolase gives MSAGILARPAWEIAAAVRGGGLSATAVTEAALDRIARLNPVLNAFTDVTADRARREAAELDARIAAGADPGPLAGVPVAVKNLFDIGGLPTRAGSRINRDRPPATADAVLLRRLTAAGAVLVGGLNMGEYAYDFTGENAHDGACRNPHDPSRMAGGSSSGCGAATAAGLAPLSLGSDTNGSIRVPSSFCGIFGLKPTYGRLTRHGSFPFCDSLDHLGPFARSVRDLALAYDVLQGPAEGDHACAGRPVEPALPALDASGLDGLRIAVAGGYFARGGQPEAHDAVARAAQALGTDRVVELPGAELGRAAAYIITNAESSAFHLERLRTRAGDFDPDTRDRFLAGALLPAAWYVQAQRVRRWYHDRVMALFREVDVLLAPATPCTAPLVGRKTMVLDGREMPVRPHLGLFTQPISCIGLPVCAVPMAPPGAPPIGIQVIAAPWREETCLRVAAELERLGLAQAPLAEPVGL, from the coding sequence ATGAGCGCCGGCATCCTGGCGCGGCCCGCCTGGGAGATCGCCGCGGCGGTGCGTGGCGGCGGCCTGTCCGCCACCGCCGTCACCGAGGCGGCGCTGGACCGCATCGCGCGGCTGAACCCGGTGCTGAACGCCTTCACCGACGTCACCGCCGACCGCGCCCGGCGGGAGGCGGCGGAGCTTGACGCGCGCATCGCCGCCGGGGCCGATCCCGGCCCGCTCGCCGGGGTGCCGGTGGCGGTCAAGAACCTGTTCGACATCGGCGGGCTGCCGACCCGCGCCGGCTCGCGCATCAATCGGGACCGTCCGCCGGCCACGGCCGACGCCGTGCTGCTGCGACGGCTGACGGCGGCCGGCGCGGTGCTGGTCGGTGGCCTCAACATGGGCGAATACGCCTATGACTTCACCGGCGAGAACGCCCATGACGGCGCCTGCCGTAACCCGCATGACCCGTCGCGGATGGCCGGCGGCTCGTCGTCGGGTTGCGGCGCGGCGACGGCGGCCGGGCTGGCGCCGCTGTCGCTGGGGTCCGACACCAACGGGTCGATCCGGGTGCCGTCCTCGTTCTGCGGCATCTTCGGGTTGAAGCCGACCTACGGGCGGCTGACCCGGCATGGCAGCTTCCCCTTCTGCGACAGCCTGGACCATCTCGGTCCCTTCGCCCGCTCGGTGCGCGATCTGGCGCTGGCCTATGATGTGCTGCAAGGGCCGGCCGAGGGCGACCACGCCTGCGCCGGCCGGCCGGTGGAGCCGGCGCTGCCCGCGCTCGACGCGTCCGGCCTGGATGGGCTGCGCATCGCCGTCGCCGGCGGTTATTTCGCGCGCGGCGGCCAGCCGGAGGCGCATGACGCCGTGGCGCGCGCCGCCCAAGCGCTCGGCACCGACCGGGTGGTCGAGTTGCCGGGGGCGGAGCTTGGCCGGGCGGCGGCCTACATCATCACCAACGCCGAAAGCTCCGCCTTCCATCTGGAGCGGCTGCGGACGCGGGCCGGCGACTTCGATCCCGACACCCGCGACCGCTTCCTCGCCGGCGCCTTGCTGCCGGCGGCCTGGTACGTCCAGGCGCAGCGGGTGCGGCGCTGGTATCATGACCGGGTGATGGCGCTGTTCCGCGAGGTCGACGTGCTGCTGGCCCCGGCCACCCCCTGCACGGCGCCGCTGGTCGGGCGGAAGACGATGGTGCTGGACGGCCGCGAGATGCCGGTGCGCCCGCATCTCGGCCTGTTCACCCAGCCGATCTCCTGCATCGGCCTGCCGGTCTGCGCCGTGCCGATGGCGCCGCCTGGCGCGCCGCCCATCGGCATCCAGGTCATCGCCGCCCCCTGGCGCGAAGAGACCTGCCTGAGGGTCGCCGCCGAACTGGAACGGCTCGGCCTTGCCCAGGCACCGCTGGCCGAGCCTGTCGGCCTCTGA
- a CDS encoding aldose epimerase family protein: protein MVTHTDLRREDFSATIDGKPVDLFTLRNGRGMVARITNYGAKIEQILVPDRDGALGDVVQGYDGIAGVMGGQASMGSFIGRYCGRIDGGRFTLDGVAHQAAVNSPPNTLHGGQRGSRFRVFDARQIDGASLELTYVFQDGEEGVPGTLPLRLVYSLGDDDALTIAWTAVAADRTTIANFTDHTFFNLSGDLGSSILDHVATIPARRYLALSDSGVPTGEMVEVAGTPHDFRAPTALGARIGADDRMLRQGHGYDLHYVTDGPAEGATGQAPVLQARFLHPASGRTLEVLSTEPGLQLYTGNFLEGKAPRDVGKGGILYTKHSGFCAEPSKFPNSVNIPSFWTSFPSTVLRPGQWTTGSIVYRFGVA from the coding sequence ATGGTGACCCATACCGACCTCCGGCGCGAGGATTTCTCCGCCACCATCGACGGCAAGCCGGTGGATCTGTTCACCCTGCGCAACGGGCGCGGCATGGTGGCGCGCATCACCAATTACGGCGCCAAGATCGAACAGATCCTGGTCCCCGACCGCGACGGCGCGCTGGGCGACGTAGTCCAGGGCTATGACGGGATCGCCGGCGTGATGGGCGGGCAGGCCTCCATGGGGTCCTTCATCGGGCGCTATTGCGGGCGCATCGACGGCGGGCGCTTCACGCTCGACGGGGTGGCCCATCAGGCCGCGGTGAACAGTCCGCCCAACACCCTGCATGGCGGCCAGCGCGGATCGCGCTTCCGCGTCTTCGACGCCCGCCAGATCGACGGCGCCAGCCTGGAACTGACCTATGTCTTCCAGGATGGGGAGGAGGGCGTTCCCGGCACCCTGCCGCTGCGGCTGGTCTACAGCCTCGGCGACGACGACGCCCTGACCATCGCCTGGACCGCAGTGGCGGCCGATAGGACCACCATCGCCAACTTCACCGACCACACCTTCTTCAACCTGTCGGGCGATCTCGGGTCGTCGATCCTCGACCATGTCGCGACGATCCCGGCCCGGCGCTATCTGGCGCTGTCCGACAGTGGGGTGCCGACCGGCGAGATGGTGGAGGTCGCCGGCACGCCGCACGACTTCCGCGCCCCGACGGCGCTGGGCGCCCGTATCGGCGCCGACGACCGCATGCTGAGGCAGGGCCACGGCTATGACCTGCATTACGTGACCGACGGGCCGGCGGAGGGCGCCACCGGACAGGCGCCGGTCCTGCAGGCGCGCTTCCTGCACCCGGCCAGCGGCCGGACGCTGGAGGTGCTGTCCACCGAACCCGGCCTGCAACTCTACACCGGCAATTTCCTGGAGGGCAAAGCCCCACGCGACGTCGGCAAGGGCGGCATCCTCTACACCAAACACAGCGGCTTCTGCGCCGAACCGTCGAAATTCCCGAATTCCGTCAACATTCCCTCCTTCTGGACCTCCTTCCCCTCGACCGTGCTGCGTCCCGGCCAATGGACCACCGGGTCCATCGTCTACCGCTTCGGGGTGGCCTGA
- a CDS encoding DMT family transporter — MPTTSIVTAGPSRAGTNPALASLLAGALAIALAPILVRVSELEPVATAFHRLVIALPFFWLGMLAEREAPRAAGKPAAGTPAAGRPVTPADMALMGLAGMMLAGDLALWHLSITMTSVAKATLFNNCAPVFVALFGWLLFGERIGLGLIVALAVSLSGMALLIGGGLVEGGLVAPVGSAAEGQWRGDAVAVGTAAFYAVYLMAVKRLRAGHSTSVIMAGSSAAAALVLAAAAWIEGGPLLPATAWGWAVVLALGVACHVIGQGLITHALAHLPVTFSSIGLLIQPVAAAGLAWMLFGEALGPLQWLGGGLALAGITLARRGSGR, encoded by the coding sequence ATGCCCACCACTTCCATCGTGACCGCCGGTCCGTCGCGCGCCGGGACGAACCCGGCGCTGGCGTCCCTGCTGGCGGGCGCGCTCGCCATCGCGCTCGCCCCCATCCTGGTGCGGGTCAGCGAACTGGAGCCGGTCGCCACCGCCTTCCACCGTCTGGTCATCGCGCTGCCCTTCTTCTGGCTCGGCATGCTCGCCGAACGCGAGGCGCCCAGAGCCGCAGGCAAACCAGCCGCAGGCACACCAGCCGCAGGCAGGCCCGTCACCCCCGCAGACATGGCGCTGATGGGGCTGGCCGGGATGATGCTGGCGGGAGATTTGGCACTCTGGCATCTCAGCATCACCATGACCTCGGTGGCCAAGGCGACGCTGTTCAACAACTGCGCGCCGGTCTTCGTCGCCCTGTTCGGCTGGCTGCTGTTCGGCGAGCGGATCGGCCTCGGCCTGATCGTCGCCCTCGCGGTGTCGCTGTCCGGCATGGCGCTGCTGATCGGGGGCGGGCTGGTCGAGGGCGGGCTGGTCGCGCCGGTGGGAAGTGCGGCGGAGGGGCAATGGCGCGGCGACGCCGTCGCGGTCGGCACCGCCGCCTTCTACGCCGTCTACCTGATGGCGGTGAAGCGCCTGCGGGCCGGCCATTCGACCAGCGTCATCATGGCGGGATCGAGCGCCGCCGCCGCCCTGGTGCTGGCGGCCGCCGCCTGGATCGAAGGCGGCCCGCTGCTGCCCGCCACCGCCTGGGGCTGGGCCGTGGTCCTGGCGCTTGGCGTCGCCTGCCATGTCATCGGCCAGGGCCTGATCACCCATGCGCTGGCCCATCTGCCGGTCACCTTCTCCTCCATCGGCCTGCTGATCCAACCGGTCGCGGCGGCAGGGTTGGCCTGGATGCTGTTCGGCGAGGCCCTGGGTCCGCTCCAGTGGCTCGGCGGCGGGCTGGCGCTGGCCGGCATCACGCTGGCCCGCCGCGGTTCCGGCCGCTGA